TAGGGCTCGGCGTAATCCATGATGCGATGGCGGGAGAGGACCCGCCGGGTGTAGGCGTCCACGACGAAGACGGGTTTCTCCAGGGCGTACAGCAGGATGCTGTCTGCCGTCTCCTCGCCCACTCCGTGAACCGCCAGGAGCTGTTCCCTGAGCCGTCCGGTCTCTGCGCGGCGCATTG
This portion of the Nitrospirota bacterium genome encodes:
- a CDS encoding endonuclease III domain-containing protein, which produces MRRAETGRLREQLLAVHGVGEETADSILLYALEKPVFVVDAYTRRVLSRHRIMDYAEPYGTFQALFHGLFARGGAGPRGWDTVPFFNEFHALFVQVGKDRCRPREPRCRGCALEKA